One genomic window of Tenacibaculum tangerinum includes the following:
- a CDS encoding tetratricopeptide repeat protein: MNKTLTLLFNILIFSTLQGQSVSEKIAIDACKYLDSINDIKILQDSIRGSITKSMANVMMEGSLDERKQITTVEGIRGTIKKAYDILPSYCYNVRRLVIENKKTKFYGLSSNFEANKYFDKGNDYLDSKKFKKAIKEFKSAIKLDPNFIYAIDHLAISYRIQEDYNSAVKYYKKSLEIFPEGNVALLNIAVCYSKLEDDENSIKKYAELKFLYPNDPEGYFGLAKMLLIKEDYENALDNLFIAHRIYLEANSEYQKDSQKLFEFISAKLEELGKSELIERKAKENNITIKE; the protein is encoded by the coding sequence ATGAACAAAACACTAACATTACTATTTAATATTTTAATTTTTTCTACACTTCAAGGGCAATCTGTATCTGAAAAGATTGCAATAGATGCTTGTAAATACTTGGACTCAATAAATGACATAAAGATTCTTCAAGACAGTATTCGAGGAAGTATTACGAAATCTATGGCTAATGTTATGATGGAAGGTAGTCTTGATGAAAGAAAACAAATTACAACTGTTGAAGGTATTCGAGGAACGATAAAAAAAGCATACGATATACTTCCAAGTTATTGTTATAATGTAAGGAGACTGGTAATTGAAAATAAAAAAACTAAATTCTACGGCTTATCTAGTAATTTCGAAGCTAATAAATACTTTGATAAAGGGAATGATTATTTAGATTCTAAAAAATTCAAGAAAGCAATAAAAGAATTTAAATCTGCTATAAAATTAGACCCGAATTTTATTTATGCAATTGACCATCTAGCAATATCATATAGAATACAGGAAGATTATAACAGTGCTGTGAAATATTATAAAAAATCACTTGAAATATTCCCTGAGGGAAATGTGGCTTTGTTAAACATAGCTGTTTGTTATTCTAAGTTAGAAGATGACGAAAACTCAATAAAAAAATATGCTGAATTAAAATTCCTTTATCCGAATGACCCAGAAGGCTATTTTGGTTTGGCAAAAATGTTATTAATCAAAGAAGATTATGAAAATGCGTTGGACAATTTATTCATAGCTCATCGAATATATTTGGAAGCTAATTCTGAATATCAAAAAGACAGTCAAAAGTTATTTGAATTTATAAGTGCTAAATTAGAGGAATTAGGAAAATCTGAATTGATTGAAAGAAAAGCTAAAGAGAATAACATAACAATTAAGGAATAA
- a CDS encoding rhomboid family intramembrane serine protease, with translation MNNIKTKLQEVYIPFLIVSIGTILFYNIFRWTLDIKLGILPLKENLLNFWIPFTLPWIPILIWLRRRIRILNVRGKRDNGYFGYQFAMAAAMAVPIIISQNYIEKGSFDLNEISSISKVKELKNEKYFKINSFNIDHNSSLPYLTARTSGRNNDNLNFYLYLACPFEETSSIWYGVEYKKNLSNRINEQRKNSEYRTFLNKSEREFKTYNFQDVEYFERLGYSDDRDGFIEAIKERNPNLNEKEQIILVPKNDVFEERLGNSFFWIFGSFGIGALVLLVMVVIPKIDEKELNDFKKNKPLKEDDLKDMLGFLNPMGKNKATAILLLLNIIAFLIMTFDGLNIVSPTPKELLEIGGNRRIEVMNGEYWRLFSSMFIHGGILHLFMNLIGLGLGSSLLENILGSVKLIITYIVCGILASLASIYWHENTVSVGASGAIFGLYGLILAFTVFKIYPNYMRGMTWMLLGLYAGLSLLFGFLGGIDNAAHFGGLISGFVIGGILILTNKEQLKKNAS, from the coding sequence TTGAACAATATTAAAACAAAACTTCAAGAAGTATATATTCCATTTTTAATAGTTTCGATTGGAACTATTCTTTTTTACAACATATTTCGTTGGACTTTAGATATCAAACTCGGAATTTTACCCTTAAAAGAAAACTTATTGAATTTTTGGATTCCTTTCACTCTTCCTTGGATTCCAATACTTATTTGGTTACGAAGAAGAATTCGAATTTTAAATGTTAGAGGTAAAAGAGATAATGGATATTTTGGATATCAATTTGCTATGGCAGCAGCAATGGCTGTACCAATAATAATAAGTCAAAACTACATTGAAAAAGGTTCTTTTGACTTAAATGAAATATCTTCAATCTCAAAAGTTAAAGAATTAAAAAACGAAAAGTATTTTAAAATAAACTCATTTAATATTGACCATAACTCAAGTCTTCCATATTTAACTGCGAGAACTTCTGGTCGAAATAATGATAATCTGAACTTTTATTTATATCTAGCCTGTCCATTTGAGGAAACGAGCTCTATTTGGTATGGAGTTGAGTATAAAAAAAATTTAAGTAATCGTATTAATGAACAAAGGAAAAATTCAGAATACAGGACTTTTTTAAACAAATCAGAACGAGAATTTAAAACTTATAATTTTCAAGATGTAGAATATTTTGAACGACTAGGGTATTCAGACGACAGAGACGGATTTATAGAAGCAATAAAAGAAAGAAACCCTAATCTTAACGAAAAAGAACAAATAATACTTGTCCCAAAAAATGATGTTTTTGAAGAAAGACTTGGCAATTCATTTTTCTGGATTTTTGGCTCTTTTGGAATTGGAGCATTAGTCCTTTTGGTAATGGTAGTTATTCCAAAAATTGACGAAAAGGAATTAAACGATTTTAAAAAGAATAAACCGCTAAAAGAAGACGATTTAAAGGATATGTTAGGCTTTTTAAATCCAATGGGCAAAAATAAAGCTACAGCGATTTTATTGCTTTTAAATATTATTGCTTTCCTAATTATGACATTTGACGGGTTAAACATAGTCTCGCCTACACCAAAGGAATTGCTCGAAATTGGAGGAAATAGACGAATAGAAGTTATGAATGGAGAATATTGGAGATTATTTTCTTCGATGTTTATTCACGGTGGAATATTACACTTATTTATGAACTTAATAGGTCTTGGACTTGGAAGCAGTTTATTGGAAAACATTCTTGGTTCGGTAAAATTAATAATTACCTACATTGTTTGCGGAATACTTGCAAGTTTAGCGAGTATTTATTGGCACGAAAACACAGTTAGTGTTGGAGCATCTGGAGCAATTTTTGGACTTTATGGTCTGATTTTGGCTTTTACAGTTTTTAAAATTTACCCAAATTATATGAGAGGAATGACTTGGATGCTATTAGGACTTTACGCAGGATTAAGTTTGTTATTTGGATTTTTAGGAGGAATTGATAATGCAGCTCATTTTGGTGGACTGATAAGCGGATTTGTGATTGGAGGAATTTTAATATTGACAAATAAAGAACAACTGAAAAAAAACGCAAGCTAA
- a CDS encoding DNA cytosine methyltransferase, whose translation MRKNKIKVIGLFSGCGGLDLGFKQAGYDIIWANDILEDACETYKLNIGNHIINEDITKINLETIPSADVIIGGPPCQGFSGIGKRNPNDDRSALVYSYLEVVNKIQPKIFLFENVTGIKSSKASDGSKVIDNLKKAFEDIGYHINIYTLNAADYGVPQKRKRVFIIGNKLGSDITAPTQTHFENVPNKKQWISSFEAISDLESPTENGNIKYKQEPICDYQSLMRKNSNETTLQITPYSSPTDKEIIKHVKPGGNYMDIPDEVSTKRIMYFKSTGGRTTTYGRLDPEKPSYTLNTHFNRPNIGCNIHYSEDRMITIREGLRFQSFPDDFHLISKTKRNYYVQVGNAVPPLLSKAWAEHLLEYLIEKPNAKAIHIAKSLKNQPHKPKLVKEYDFANAENQPE comes from the coding sequence ATGAGAAAAAATAAAATTAAGGTAATAGGCTTGTTTTCAGGCTGTGGTGGTTTAGATTTAGGATTTAAACAAGCAGGCTATGATATCATTTGGGCTAATGACATATTGGAAGATGCTTGTGAAACTTATAAACTTAATATTGGTAATCATATTATCAATGAAGACATTACTAAAATTAACTTAGAAACAATTCCAAGTGCAGATGTAATAATTGGCGGTCCTCCTTGCCAAGGATTCTCGGGAATCGGTAAAAGGAACCCAAATGATGATAGGTCTGCATTAGTTTATTCTTATTTAGAAGTAGTAAATAAAATTCAGCCCAAAATATTCTTATTTGAAAATGTAACAGGTATAAAATCTTCAAAAGCTTCTGATGGTTCTAAAGTAATTGACAATCTAAAAAAAGCATTCGAAGATATTGGCTATCATATAAATATTTACACTTTAAATGCAGCTGACTATGGTGTTCCACAAAAACGAAAGAGAGTTTTCATCATAGGAAATAAATTAGGTTCAGATATTACTGCACCAACTCAAACTCATTTTGAGAATGTTCCTAACAAAAAACAATGGATTTCGTCATTTGAGGCAATTTCAGATTTAGAATCTCCAACAGAAAATGGAAATATTAAATATAAACAAGAGCCTATTTGTGACTACCAATCATTAATGCGTAAAAACTCAAATGAAACAACTTTACAGATTACACCATATTCTAGTCCGACAGACAAAGAAATAATTAAACACGTAAAACCTGGTGGAAATTATATGGATATTCCCGATGAAGTTTCCACTAAACGTATAATGTATTTTAAAAGCACTGGAGGAAGAACTACTACTTATGGTAGACTTGACCCTGAAAAACCTAGTTACACTTTGAATACACATTTTAACAGACCAAATATTGGATGTAATATTCACTATAGTGAAGATAGAATGATTACAATTAGGGAAGGTCTAAGGTTTCAATCTTTTCCTGATGATTTTCATTTGATATCTAAAACAAAGAGAAACTATTACGTTCAAGTCGGAAATGCAGTTCCTCCTTTATTATCAAAAGCTTGGGCTGAACATTTATTGGAATATTTGATTGAAAAGCCAAACGCTAAAGCCATACACATTGCCAAGTCGCTCAAAAACCAGCCACACAAGCCAAAACTTGTCAAAGAGTATGACTTTGCCAACGCTGAAAACCAACCTGAATGA